CCAGACACCTTTCCATGCCGGGATCCGGGGGACGGGCCCCGGAGGCCCGTCCCCGTCCCGGGAATCCGCCCTTTATTCGATAGTGATCTCGAAATGGCTCGTAGCGGAGGGGTTGTACTTACGGGACAGCGACTTGATGTCGAAAGTGGGCGGATTCTCAATATATTGCTCCAGGAACTTTTCCACGTTTTCCTGATCCACGCCCAGGGTGTTCAGCTTGACCATCTTCTCCACAGGCTCGATGCCGTTCAGGAAGTCGTGGAGGATGATCAAGCCGAAGCCGCCCTGGAGCCAGTGCCCGCCGGTGGAGAAGGTGTACTCCCCGGCCTGGATGGCCTCCACGGCGTCCTGGTTCAAGTCCATGCCGGCCACCATAATGTTGGTCCGGCCCGCGCTCTTGATGGCCTGGAGGGCGCCCATGGCCAGGTTGTCGTTGAAGGCCCAGACGGCGTCGATTTCACCATCGGGGTAGGCCGACAGGTAGTTCTCCATCATGTTGAGGCCGTCTTCCCGCCGGTCGCCGACCCACTGCTCGGCCACCAGCTCCACATCGGGGTGCTCACTGATGGCCTGGTGAAGCCCTTCGTTCCGGCCCTGGGCCACCGAAGCACCCTGCATGCCGTTGAGGGCTACGATCTTCTTGGCGCCGGCTTCGATGAGGGCCTTGGCGATGTCGTAGCCGGCCTGGACGTCGTTGGGCCCGATGAAGCCTACATACATGTCGCCCTCATAGGTCTCGGGGTCCACGTCGGGGAACCGGTCGGTGACCATGATGGGCACCCCGGCCTCTTCAGCCCTGTTGATGAGTGTGGGGCCCACGGCCGCCGTCACCGGCGTCACCAGCAGGCCGTCCACGCCCCGGGCCAGGAGGCTCTCGATATCGGAGATCTGGGTGTCTTCCCGGTTCCGGGCGTCGGCCAGCACCACCTCGATATCCAGGTCGTCAGCCACCTGGCGGACGAACTCGGCGTACCGCACCCAGAAGGGGTTGTCCTGGCTGGGCACCATGACGCCAACCGTCAGGGTGTCCGTGGCTGCGCCTTGGTCATCGCCGCCGTTGTCGTCAGCGGGCTCCTGGTCCGCCGGGCTGCCGCAGGCGGCTGCCACCAGGGCGACGGCCAAAAGCAAGACCAAAAGTAAAGTGGGTAAACGTCGCATCATGTCTACCTCCCCTGCTGATGCGTAGAAATGTAATGCCAAACCGTTGGACCGCTGCCTACCAGTTGGCCTTGATGAAGCGCAGGCTCTTTTCTGCTGTCTTCTCTATCTCCTCCTCATAGCCGAATACATGGCCTTCGTACTCGACGGAGATGTAGCCCCGGTAGCCGTTGCGGCGCAGGGCCTGGAGAAAGGCTTGCAGGTCGACCTTGCCTTCCCCCAAAGGGGGAAACTTGTAATCTCCGGGCTTGCCCAAAGCGTCCTTGAAGTGGCAGTGGACGATCTTGTCGGCCAAGGCGGCCACGGCCGCGGGGATGTCGTCACCCTCCACCGCCAGGTGGCTGGGGTCAAAGTTGACGTACAGGCCGGGCACCTCGTCCAGGAGTCGCTGGAGGCTGGCCACGTTGTGGACGATCATGCCGGTGACGGCTTCAAAGGCGAAGCGCACATTGCGCTGGGCCGCGTACTCGGTGCAGGCCCGCACCGAATCCACCAAGGCGGGCCAGGCCTGGTCCAGGTCCTGCCCCGGCGCCGGCTCGCCGGCCAGGCCGTGGACGATGTCGGTGCCCAGGTCCACCGCCAGGTCGATGCAGCCCTTGGTGAAGGCCACGGCCCGCTGCCGCTCCTCCTCGTCGGGAGGCGCCAGGGGAATGTGGGCCGAGATGGAGGAGATGGCCAGGCCGGCCTCCGCCACCGCCCGGCGGATCTTCTCCCGCTCCTGGGGCGGGGTGGCGTCGGTCACATGGGGCCGGGCCCAGGGCAGGGTCTCGGCATTCAATTCGATGGCATCGTAGCCGTGGCGGGCCACAAAGGCGATGGCATCTTCAACGGGCAAACTTTCCAAGGCGACGCTGTGGAAGGCGGTCAAAGGCTGCACTGAGTTACACTCCTTCATCGAAGCTGGGCATCTCTACGTTGTCTTCAGCCAGGGGCAGCCGGACCCACGCCCGCTCCCCATGGGACTTGTAGGCCGCCGCCACCACCTCCAGGGCTTTGAGGCCGTCCTCGCCGGTGACGGGGGGCGGCGTGCCGTTGCGGACGGAATTGACCCAAGCCAGCATCTCTTTGAAATGGGAGCTGTCCCGGGGCGGGGTGACGCAGATCCACGTCCGGCCGGGCTTGTCCCACCACTGGGCGGGGTAGAAGTACTGCTCCAGGATGGGCGGCAGCTCGTTCTTGGTGAATACGGCCAGGGGCACCGACTGGAAGGGGTTGATGGTCTCGGTGCTCAGGTAGATGGTGCCCTCGGTGCCGAAGATTTCCGTGGCGTTGGCCACCGCCGGGGAGAACCGGTCCGAGGAGATGGTGCCGGTGGCCCCGTTGGCGAATTCCACCAGGAGGTGCACCGTGTCATCCACCGGGAAGGGAATGACGTTGCGCCGCAGATCGGCCACCACGGCGGTGATTTCTCCCACCAGGTGCCGGGCCATGTCGATGCGGTGGATGGCCAGGTCCATGATGGTGCCGCCCCCCGAGATCTTGGGATCGTAGCGGGAAGCGGTGTTTTCCGCCGGGTACAGATCCCAGCCTTCCGAGTAGATGGACCGGAAGGACTGGACCTCGCCGATGACGCCGTCCTCGATGAGTTGCTTGGCGATTTCCGTCTGGTTCCAGAAGCGCTGGTTGAAGCCGACCTGGATGGGAACGCCGGCAGCGCGGCAGGCTTCCACCATGGCCCGGCCGTCCCGCAGGTTGCTGGCCAGGGGCTTTTCCACGAAGACGGGCTTGCCGTGGCGGGCGGCCGTTTCCACCGCCTCCCGGTGGGCGTGGTTGGGGGTGCAGACAACTACCGCATCTACATGGGGGCTGGCCACCAGGGCTTCGGTTTCCCCAAAGCAATGTTCGATGTTGAAACGCTGGGCTACATTCCGGGCATGCTCCACGTTGATGTCGCTGATGGCGGTGACCACGACGCCGTCGATGGCCTGAAGATTGGGAATGTGGGCCAAAGTGGCGATGGCGCCGGCACCCACTACACCAACCCGCAGCGTGCTGCCCATGAAGCTTCCCCCCTAATTTCGTCATGCGAAAGTGATTTTTACATTGCTGTAAAAAAAGTTAAGTCTATTCAGCGTATCCCAGTTTGTAGGAGATCTTCTGCCCTGCCTCCAGGACCATGGCCACCAGCTCCTGCATCCGGGCGTAGTCGGCCCGGAAGACGGGCACCGACACGCTGAAGGATCCCACCACCTGGCCGGCATGGTCCCGGACCGGAGCGCCGATGCAGCAGACGCCGGGATTGAACTCCTCGATGTCCAAGGCGTAGCCTTGCTCCCGCACTCGTTGCAGCTCCTCCTGCAGGAGGTCCCGGTCGACGATGGTCTTGGGGGTGAATTTCACCATGCCGTAAAGGTCCAGCAGGCGCTCTGCGTCGGGCTCCGGCAGGTGGGCCAGGATGGCCTTGCCCGTGGCGGTGCAGTGGATGGCCCGGGCGTCGTCGGGCCGGTTGATCCGCACCGAGTGGAGGGCGTCCAATTTGGCCACCGTCAGCAGCTCGTCGTTGCGCAGCACCGCCAGGTGGACCGTCTCCTGGGACTTTTGGTTCAGTTCCCGCAGGACGGGCAGAGCATGGGTGTACAAATCGGAGGCGGCCAAGGCGATGTTTTTTAGGTGCAGGACCTTCGGGCCCAGCATGTAGCGCTTGGTTTGCGGGTCCTGCTCCACGTAGTTCCTGTAGGCCAAGGTGCTGATAAGATGGTGGCAGGTGCTGATGTTCAGCCCCAGCTCCTGGCTGATGGTGGTCAAGGCGAAACCATCAGCGCGGGTGCTGAGGAAATTCAAAATCTGCAAGGCCCGGTCCACGGACTGGACCAAGCCGCTGCCTTTGCTTCTCTGGGATCGTTGCCGAGCCGGTTCCGCCGAAGCCACTGTAGCGCGTCCCGCCTTACATTTTAGTATTGTGAAACCTATTTTCACGGTGTGGCGCCCATTCCATTCGACGTGATCCTGCGGGTCTCCTTTTCCGAAATTCAAGCATTTTCACCATTCGGTGCAATTTGCTTTCACATTATGAAATGACGTTTTCAAGATTGAAACCGTGGCGAAGGGCTTCCTATAATGGTCTCTGCGAGGACGGCAGGGAGATCATCTATTTCCTTCGAGGAGAGAACCATGGCGGATAGTTCTACACAGCAGGCATCCCCGGCGGCGACGTCGACACCGGCGGCAGCGGTGGAGCAGGCATCCCCGTCGCCGGCCCAAACCCAAGGATTGGGCCGGGGATTGACGTCCTACGGCGATGCCGATTTCAGCCTCTTCATGCGCCGGGCCTTTGCCCGTCATACGGGCCTGCACGGCGACGACTTCCACCGGCCCATCATCGGCATCTGCAATACCTTCAGTGAGATCAACCGCTGCCACACCCACTTCGGACCCTTGGTGGAGGCGGTGAAGCGGGGCGTCCTGCTGGCGGGGGGCATTCCCCTGGAATTCCCCACCATATCTTTGGGCGAGGTGTTCACCAGCCCCACCTCCATGCTGTACCGGAACCTGGCCGCCATGGACACCGAAGAGATGATCCGGGCCCAGCCCCTGGACGGGGTGGTCCTGGTGGGCGGCTGCGACAAGACCATCCCCGCCCAACTCATGGGGGCGGCCAGCGCCGATCTGCCCGCCATCGTCCTTTCCGGGGGCCCCATGGCCAACGGCGAGTACGAGGGGCGGGTGCTGGGCGCCTGCACCGACTGCCGCCTCTTCTGGCAGGAGTACCGGGCCGGCCGGCGCTCCGAGGATGAAATGGAAGAAATCAACCAGCGGCTGGCCCCCACCGCCGGCCACTGCATGGTCATGGGCAGCGCCAGCACCATGGGCGTGGCTGCCGAGGCCCTGGGCATGATGCTGCCCGGCGGCGCCACCTGGCCGGCGCCGGAAACGGGGCGGCTGATGCTGGCCGAGGCCACGGGCAAGCAAATCGTCCGGCTGGTGGAGCAGGGGCTGCGCCCCTCCCAAATCATGACCCGGCCCGCCTTCGAGAACGCCATCCGGGCCATCATGGCCGTGGGCGGCTCCACCAATGCCATCATCCATTTGGTGGCCATCGCCGGTCGCCTGGGCATCGACCTGCCCTTGGCACTGTTTGATCAGTTGAGCCGGACGACGCCCATGCTGGCCAACCTGCGCCCCGCCGGCCAGTACCAAATGCAGGACTTTCACCGGGCCGGCGGCGTCCCCGCTCTTCTGAAGGAACTGGAGCCCCTCCTGCATACCGACTGCATCACCTGTACGGGCCGGACCTTGGGTGAAAATTTGCGCTCGGCCCCGCCGGTGCCGGAGGTCTACCGCCCCATCATCCGGCCTTTGGCCGATCCCCTTCATCCCGACGGCGGCATCGCCATTTTGACGGGGACCTTGGCGCCCCGGGGCGCCGTCATTAAGCCCAAGGCGGCCACCCCGGCCCTGCTGCGCCACAAGGGGCGGGCGGTGGTGTTTGAAAACCTGCAGGATCTGGAGGAGCGCATCGACCACCCCGACCTGGACGTGCACCCCGAAGACATCTTGGTGTTGCGCAACGCCGGGCCCGTGGGCGCCCCGGGCATGCCCGAGGCCGGCATGCTGCCTATCCCGAAAAAGCTGCTCCGGCAAGGGGTTACCGACATGGTGCGCATTTCCGATGCCCGGATGAGCGGCACGGCCTTCGGGACGGTAGTTCTTCATGTGGCGCCCGAGGCGGCGGTGGGCGGGCCCCTGGCCTTGGTGCGCACCGGCGATTGGATCCAGCTGGATGTGGATGCCCGGCGCCTCGACCTGCTGGTGGACGACGATCAACTGGCCCGGCGCCGCCGGGAGTGGCAGCCGCCGGAGCCGGCCTCCCGGGGCTACGTCCGCCTCTACCAGCAGCACGTGCTCCAGGCCGACCAAGGCTGCGACTTCGACTTCCTGGCCGGCCGCCTTTAGGCTGCCTGTAGGCCGCCCGGCCGGCCGCTTTTAGGACGCCTTTAGGTCGCCAGGCCGTCTGCCTTGCCGGCCGCCTTGCTGGCGCCCAGCCTGCCCAGGCTGCCCGTGCCCGCCGCGGCCGTGATGCTCATTAGTGAACACGCCAAGCCCAGCTGTGTTCGCCAGCGAGCCGATGTCCCTGAATCATGTTCACATCTGAACATGCCACCCCCGGGATCCGGTTATTTGGGCTTAAGTGGGTCAAAAAGCGTGGAAAAGATGCCCCATAGCCACCCGTAATGGTGCTGCTGCTCATATCTGAACACGGAAACGCCCTTTTGCTCAGCAGTGAGCACCAAGGGCCTCCGCGTGTTCACCAGCGAACTTCGGCAGCAAAAAATCGGAGCCGGAGAAATGCAGGGCCTGGACCAGACCGGCCGAACCCCACCCCCGCCAAAAAACCCGCATAAAACGGCGAATCACGGGGCCGCCTGAGGGCAGCGCCCGCGATTCCGCGTGAAGCCAGTTGGTTGTGACCCCAGGGGGAATCGAACCCCCGCCTCGGGCTTGAAAGGCCCGTGTCCTAGCCGTTAGACCATGGGGCCATGAAAAAGCGACATGCCACTGGTTGACATGCCAGCCAAAAAGGGCAGCAACCGGAGTGACTGCCTACTGAATTATAAACCAAGGTCCGGATATCTTCAACTTTAGGGCCGGGGGTAGGATATCGCCCGCAAAAGGCTAATTGCTGCAGGTCGGCCCTTTTCCATGGAATGGCTGGCATTGTATCATGTTTGCGGCGGTAAGCCAGACAGTGGCCGCCGTAAAGGCGGCCGGCCTCTCCACTGCCGCCCTGCTGCCGACCTCGCGGAAATCTTTGTTGCAGGGGGTCAAACAATGAGCGCAAACCAAGATTCCCCTCAGTTAAGCCCAACCCAGCGTCTTTTCGCCCGGGCCGCAGAACGGGCACAGCTGCCGTCCGATCTGCGGGAAAGCCTGGCTGAACCCGAATTGGCCGTTGAAGTTTCCATTCCTTTGCGCCGGGACGACGGCAGCCGGACTGTCGTCCATGCCTTTCGCGTGCAGCACAACAGCCTCCTGGGGCCCTACAAAGGAGGCATCCGGTTTCATCCCCGCGTCTCCATGGAACATTCCAAAGATCTGGCCCTGCTCATGACCATCAAGTGCGCCCTGCTGGATCTCCCCTTCGGCGGCGGCAAGGGCGGCATTCAGGTCGACATCCAGGACCTGTCCCAGCGCGAGCTTGAACAGGTCAGCCGCGGCTACGTCCGGGCCCTCTATCCCGTTTTAGGCCCCGACCGGGACGTGCCCGCCCCCGACCTGGGCACCAATGAAATCATCATGGGCTGGATGACCGACGAATACTCCCAGTTGAACGGCGCCTTCGAACCTGCCGTCTTCACCGGCAAGCCCGTGGCCATCGGCGGCATCACCGCCCGCAAGCCCGCCACCGGCCGGGGCGTGGCCCTCATCGCCCAGGCCATCGCCCAGCGGCTGAACATCGACATCAAGGGCGCCACCGTCGCCCTGCAGGGCTACGGCAACGTGGGCAGCTTCACCGGCCAGTTCCTGGAGGAGGCCGGCGCCCGCGTCATAGCCGTGGTGGACATCGCCGGCGGCGTCTACAACGAAAAGGGCCTGGACACCAAGGCCATGGCGGAGCAGGTGGCGGCCACCGGCACCGTGGCCGGCTTTCCGGGCGGCGAACCCATCTCCTCCGAGGACTTTTTCAAGCTGCCCGTGGACATCATGATTCCCGCCGCCTTGGAAAACCAAGTGGATGGCACCGTGGCCGAAGGGCTGCAGTGCAAGGTGGTGGTGGAGGCAGCCAACGGCCCCGTCACCCCCGAAGGCGACGACGTCCTCCAGGAGCGGGGCATCCCCGTGGTGCCCGACATCCTGGCCAATGCCGGCGGCGTCACCGTATCCCTCTTCGAGTGGATCATGAACCGCACCCGGGACGTTTGGGAAGAAGAACGGCTGAACCGCCGGTTCGAGCAGCTTATGACCCAAGCCTTTGCCAACACCTGGCAGGCCGCCGAGGAATACCAGTGCGACCTGCGCACCGCCGCCTACGCCGTCGCCCTGAAACGGCTGGCGGCAGCCCATCAGGCCCGCAACGGAACCTGAGCCGGCAACAGGCCATTGCGACGGGTCATGGCACCCGGCCATAGCGGCCGGCAACCCAACCCAGAGGACACCAAAAAGCCGGGGCCGACCAGCCCCGGCTTTTCCGCTTCTTTCTTCTCAAAAGGACTCGACGGGAGTCCTCACAACCTCTGCAGGAGTCCTCACACCAGTCCGTCGGAGGTGCCGCTGCCCCCTTCCTGCCCATCGGCACCGCCCGCCAGACGGGCCTGCACGCCCCGCCGGTAGGCCCGGTAGGCCAGGAAACTGAACACGCCTGCCACCAGATAGGGCGCCGCGAACAGTACCAACAGGCCGGGGTTCAATCCGGCCCCCACATCCCCCGAGTTAGGACCGAAGCACAGAGCGCAGGCCAAGTTGAACTCCATGCCCATGACGGCTCCCTCCTTTCCCGACTAGGGCAGCCACGGGCTGATGGTGAAGTCGGGCAGAATGCCGAAGAACAAAATGATGGCGAAGATTACCGGCACCGCCGTAAACAGCACCATAGTCATCTTTTCATACTTCAAGTGCATAAACACGCCGGTGATGAGCCAAAGCTTCAGCAGCATCAGCACCAGCAGCGTCGCTACCATGAGCGTCCGGGGCATTTCCACGCTGACCACGCCTACTTTGAGGACCATCAAGACCAGGAGCCAAATGCCCGTACGAATATATTCCTGCTGGACCTTGGCGTGTTCATCGTGGGTTTGGGTCGCTTCGGCCATTCCCCCGGCCCCCTTCCCTTAGAGTCAGCTGGCGTTCCTTAAATCAGGTAGAAGAGCGTGAAGACCAACACCCACACGATGTCGACGAAGTGCCAGTACAAGCCGGCCCGTTCCACGAAGTCGCCGGAGAAGGTGTTTTGATACACCCGGTAGGCGACAACGATCAGGTAGATCACGCCGCTGAGGACGTGCAGGCCATGCACCCCGGTGATGATGAAGAAGCTGCCGGAGAACATGGGCGGGCCGAAGGGATTGGAAAAAGGCCTGGCTCCCGCCTGGATGAAGTGGGTCCACTCGTAAGCCTGCAGCCCCAGGAAGATGGCGCCGCCGATGATGGTGATCAACAGGAAGCGCAGGGTGGCCGCCCGGTCACCCTTGTGGGCGCTGCCCACGGCCAAGGCCAGGGTGGCGCTGCTCATCATCAGGATGGTGGTCATGATGGTGACCAGGCCGATGCCGAACACCTCGGAAGGCACCGGCCAACTGGGGCTGGAGAAGCGAATCATCAAGTAGCCCAAGAGGAGCGCGGCGAAGGTCAGGGCATCGGACATGAGGAACAGCCACATGCCCATCTTGCCTTCGCTTACCCGCAGGGGTGATTTGCCGCCGCCCCATTCGGTGCTTCCATCTTGTTGTCTTTCGATGACTTCAGCGGCCGAAGCCATGCCTTCACCTCCGAAACTAGGACACGAACAGCAGAATCAGCAGGTAGATCCAGAGCCCGCCCATGAAGTGCCAGTAGGTATTGAAATTGCTCAGGCTCTCTATGGCGCCCCGGCCGCCGGCCAGGGCCAGGGGAACCCCGCCGCCGTTGGCGGCGGCCATGGCCACGGCGCCCCGCAGGCGCGTGACCTTGCGGTAGACCAGGGTCAGGCCCACGATGCCGCCGATGACGTGGAGGGCATGGACGGCCATGAGCAGGTAGACGAAGCCGCTGCGGGCGCTGCTTTGAATCATGATGCCCTGGCCCAGCAACTGCTGCCACGCCATCCACTGCCCCGCCACAAAGAGGAGACCACCGACGGCGGTCACGGAAATCCAGTTCAAAGCCCCTTCGATCCGGCCGCTCCGCAGCTGCCTGCGGGCCACTTCAGCGGTGATGCTGCTCAGGATCAAAGCGGCCGTGGAAGCCCATACCATGCTGGGGATGGGCATAACGCTCCAGTCATCGGCCAGGCGCCGCACCAGCACCGTGCTGGTGAAGCCGCCGAACAGCATGGTGATGGACCCCAGCAAGAACCATAGGCCAACGCGGCCGTTGCTGAGGATGGGAGCCCGGGCACCGGCGCCGCCGGGCCCGCCCATGCCGCCGTTGCTGCCGCCGCCGCTGCCGTTCCGGCCGTTGGGCCGGAGGGCGGGACGGGTCTTGCGGCCGAGCTCCTTGACTGGGCTGCCGGCACGGCCTCTTTTGACCGCTTCGCCCAGCAAAGTGCTCACTAGGATTCACCCTCTCCCTCAGAGGCCGAGTCGCCGGCTTCAGCCACGCCGTTGCCGCTGACGGACTGCGGGGCTTCGGCCTCTACCGCCACGTCAGGCACGTGTTGCGGGATATAGTCCTGGCTGGCGCCGGGAACACTGTAGTCGTAGGGCCAGCGGTAGACCTCGGGAATGCCCTCGTCCCAGTTGCCGTGGGGCGCCGGCGACGGGGCCAGCCATTCCAGCGTGGTGGCCTGCCACGGGTTCCGGTCGGCCTTGGGCCCGCGGAACAGGCTGTAGAACAGGTTGATCAGGAACAGCACCTGGGAGAAGCCCAGCACCAGGGCCGACACCGTGGAAATGACGTTCAAGGGCTGGATGTCCGCCAGGAAGGCATAGGGCTCAGGGCTGTAGATCCGCCGCATCATGCCGGCCGTTCCCATGAAGTGCATGGGGAAGAAGGTGCCGTAGATGCCCAGGAAGGTGAACCAGAAATGCCAGCGGCCCAGCCGCTCGTTCATCATGCGGCCGAACATCTTGGGGAACCAGTGGTAAACGGCCGCCAGCAGGCCGAACAAGGCGGCGCTGGCCATGACGAAGTGGAAATGGGCCACGATGAAGTACGTGTCATGGAAGTAGATGCTGATGGGCGGCGAACCCGCCACCAGGCCCGTCAAGCCGCCGGTGACGAACATGGACACGAAGCCGATGGCGAAGAGCATGGGCGGGGTGAAGCGAATCTTGCCGCCCCACAAAGTGGCCAGCCAGTTGAAGGCCTTGATGGCCGACGGGATGGCGATGACCAGGGTAGTGGCCATGAAGGCCGTCCCCAGCAGCGGGTGCATGCCGCTGGTGAACATGTGGTGGCCCCAGACCAGGAAGCTCAGCAGGGCGATGGCCAGCATGGAGCCCACCATGAAGCGGTAGCCGAAGATGGGCTTCCGGGCGTGGGTCGCCATGACTTCAGAAACCATGCCCATGGCGGGCAGGATCAGGATGTACACTTCCGGGTGCCCCAGGAACCAGAACAAGTGCTGCCACAGGAGGGGGTCACCGCCGGTGTGGAGCAGTTCCCGGCCGCCCAGCACGATGCCGGCGGGCAGGTAGAAGCTGGTACCCAAGTGGCGGTCGGCCAGGAGCATCACCGCAGCCCCCAGCAGCACGGGGAAGGACAGCAGCGAAACGGTGGCGGTAACCACCAGGGCCCACACGCTCAAGGGCAGCCGGCTCATGGACAGGCCCGGAGCCCGCATGTTCAGCGTCGTGGTGATGTAGTTCAAAGAACCCAGCAAGAAAGAGACCATCATTAAGAAGAGGGCGACCAGCCACAAGGTCTGGCCCAGCCCTGTGCCCGGAGCCGCCCCCTGGAGGGCGCTCAAGGGCGGG
The sequence above is drawn from the Sphingobacteriaceae bacterium genome and encodes:
- a CDS encoding ABC transporter substrate-binding protein; protein product: MMRRLPTLLLVLLLAVALVAAACGSPADQEPADDNGGDDQGAATDTLTVGVMVPSQDNPFWVRYAEFVRQVADDLDIEVVLADARNREDTQISDIESLLARGVDGLLVTPVTAAVGPTLINRAEEAGVPIMVTDRFPDVDPETYEGDMYVGFIGPNDVQAGYDIAKALIEAGAKKIVALNGMQGASVAQGRNEGLHQAISEHPDVELVAEQWVGDRREDGLNMMENYLSAYPDGEIDAVWAFNDNLAMGALQAIKSAGRTNIMVAGMDLNQDAVEAIQAGEYTFSTGGHWLQGGFGLIILHDFLNGIEPVEKMVKLNTLGVDQENVEKFLEQYIENPPTFDIKSLSRKYNPSATSHFEITIE
- a CDS encoding sugar phosphate isomerase/epimerase family protein; translation: MQPLTAFHSVALESLPVEDAIAFVARHGYDAIELNAETLPWARPHVTDATPPQEREKIRRAVAEAGLAISSISAHIPLAPPDEEERQRAVAFTKGCIDLAVDLGTDIVHGLAGEPAPGQDLDQAWPALVDSVRACTEYAAQRNVRFAFEAVTGMIVHNVASLQRLLDEVPGLYVNFDPSHLAVEGDDIPAAVAALADKIVHCHFKDALGKPGDYKFPPLGEGKVDLQAFLQALRRNGYRGYISVEYEGHVFGYEEEIEKTAEKSLRFIKANW
- a CDS encoding Gfo/Idh/MocA family oxidoreductase, which produces MGSTLRVGVVGAGAIATLAHIPNLQAIDGVVVTAISDINVEHARNVAQRFNIEHCFGETEALVASPHVDAVVVCTPNHAHREAVETAARHGKPVFVEKPLASNLRDGRAMVEACRAAGVPIQVGFNQRFWNQTEIAKQLIEDGVIGEVQSFRSIYSEGWDLYPAENTASRYDPKISGGGTIMDLAIHRIDMARHLVGEITAVVADLRRNVIPFPVDDTVHLLVEFANGATGTISSDRFSPAVANATEIFGTEGTIYLSTETINPFQSVPLAVFTKNELPPILEQYFYPAQWWDKPGRTWICVTPPRDSSHFKEMLAWVNSVRNGTPPPVTGEDGLKALEVVAAAYKSHGERAWVRLPLAEDNVEMPSFDEGV
- a CDS encoding IclR family transcriptional regulator, whose amino-acid sequence is MVQSVDRALQILNFLSTRADGFALTTISQELGLNISTCHHLISTLAYRNYVEQDPQTKRYMLGPKVLHLKNIALAASDLYTHALPVLRELNQKSQETVHLAVLRNDELLTVAKLDALHSVRINRPDDARAIHCTATGKAILAHLPEPDAERLLDLYGMVKFTPKTIVDRDLLQEELQRVREQGYALDIEEFNPGVCCIGAPVRDHAGQVVGSFSVSVPVFRADYARMQELVAMVLEAGQKISYKLGYAE
- a CDS encoding IlvD/Edd family dehydratase: MVSARTAGRSSISFEERTMADSSTQQASPAATSTPAAAVEQASPSPAQTQGLGRGLTSYGDADFSLFMRRAFARHTGLHGDDFHRPIIGICNTFSEINRCHTHFGPLVEAVKRGVLLAGGIPLEFPTISLGEVFTSPTSMLYRNLAAMDTEEMIRAQPLDGVVLVGGCDKTIPAQLMGAASADLPAIVLSGGPMANGEYEGRVLGACTDCRLFWQEYRAGRRSEDEMEEINQRLAPTAGHCMVMGSASTMGVAAEALGMMLPGGATWPAPETGRLMLAEATGKQIVRLVEQGLRPSQIMTRPAFENAIRAIMAVGGSTNAIIHLVAIAGRLGIDLPLALFDQLSRTTPMLANLRPAGQYQMQDFHRAGGVPALLKELEPLLHTDCITCTGRTLGENLRSAPPVPEVYRPIIRPLADPLHPDGGIAILTGTLAPRGAVIKPKAATPALLRHKGRAVVFENLQDLEERIDHPDLDVHPEDILVLRNAGPVGAPGMPEAGMLPIPKKLLRQGVTDMVRISDARMSGTAFGTVVLHVAPEAAVGGPLALVRTGDWIQLDVDARRLDLLVDDDQLARRRREWQPPEPASRGYVRLYQQHVLQADQGCDFDFLAGRL
- a CDS encoding Glu/Leu/Phe/Val dehydrogenase; translation: MAVEVSIPLRRDDGSRTVVHAFRVQHNSLLGPYKGGIRFHPRVSMEHSKDLALLMTIKCALLDLPFGGGKGGIQVDIQDLSQRELEQVSRGYVRALYPVLGPDRDVPAPDLGTNEIIMGWMTDEYSQLNGAFEPAVFTGKPVAIGGITARKPATGRGVALIAQAIAQRLNIDIKGATVALQGYGNVGSFTGQFLEEAGARVIAVVDIAGGVYNEKGLDTKAMAEQVAATGTVAGFPGGEPISSEDFFKLPVDIMIPAALENQVDGTVAEGLQCKVVVEAANGPVTPEGDDVLQERGIPVVPDILANAGGVTVSLFEWIMNRTRDVWEEERLNRRFEQLMTQAFANTWQAAEEYQCDLRTAAYAVALKRLAAAHQARNGT
- a CDS encoding cytochrome C oxidase subunit IV family protein, whose translation is MAEATQTHDEHAKVQQEYIRTGIWLLVLMVLKVGVVSVEMPRTLMVATLLVLMLLKLWLITGVFMHLKYEKMTMVLFTAVPVIFAIILFFGILPDFTISPWLP
- a CDS encoding cytochrome c oxidase subunit 3 → MASAAEVIERQQDGSTEWGGGKSPLRVSEGKMGMWLFLMSDALTFAALLLGYLMIRFSSPSWPVPSEVFGIGLVTIMTTILMMSSATLALAVGSAHKGDRAATLRFLLITIIGGAIFLGLQAYEWTHFIQAGARPFSNPFGPPMFSGSFFIITGVHGLHVLSGVIYLIVVAYRVYQNTFSGDFVERAGLYWHFVDIVWVLVFTLFYLI
- a CDS encoding cbb3-type cytochrome c oxidase subunit I → MSTAVAGVAQAHEAVHHEESFIRKYIFSFDHKTIGIQFLFTSLFMGIIGGTLALLIRLQLAWPGRAWPILGALMPNAFPNGIMRPDIYYSLVTMHGTIMVFFVFTTALVGGFANFLIPLQIGARDMAFPLLNMLSYWLYLPASIIMLSSFFVDGGAPGTGWTAYPPLSALQGAAPGTGLGQTLWLVALFLMMVSFLLGSLNYITTTLNMRAPGLSMSRLPLSVWALVVTATVSLLSFPVLLGAAVMLLADRHLGTSFYLPAGIVLGGRELLHTGGDPLLWQHLFWFLGHPEVYILILPAMGMVSEVMATHARKPIFGYRFMVGSMLAIALLSFLVWGHHMFTSGMHPLLGTAFMATTLVIAIPSAIKAFNWLATLWGGKIRFTPPMLFAIGFVSMFVTGGLTGLVAGSPPISIYFHDTYFIVAHFHFVMASAALFGLLAAVYHWFPKMFGRMMNERLGRWHFWFTFLGIYGTFFPMHFMGTAGMMRRIYSPEPYAFLADIQPLNVISTVSALVLGFSQVLFLINLFYSLFRGPKADRNPWQATTLEWLAPSPAPHGNWDEGIPEVYRWPYDYSVPGASQDYIPQHVPDVAVEAEAPQSVSGNGVAEAGDSASEGEGES